In Halorubrum sp. BV1, the following proteins share a genomic window:
- a CDS encoding DUF5790 family protein, whose translation MSQSTFDDDDLFGEAAAETRAEVEEHLTAAREQLPDPDAVWETDADNVLGVLNGLKSALDVGDAVDSVRSAKKAYVLGERADAFDDADDLKAEIEELEALVGDIEAAAEEVASLTGTVPAIRGALQDATAEEEGEE comes from the coding sequence ATGAGCCAGTCCACGTTCGACGACGACGACCTGTTCGGCGAGGCGGCGGCGGAGACCCGCGCGGAGGTCGAAGAACACCTGACGGCCGCCCGCGAGCAGCTTCCCGATCCGGACGCGGTCTGGGAGACGGACGCGGACAACGTGCTCGGCGTACTCAACGGACTGAAGTCGGCGCTCGACGTCGGCGACGCGGTCGACAGCGTGCGCTCGGCGAAGAAGGCGTACGTGCTCGGCGAGCGAGCCGACGCCTTCGACGACGCGGACGACCTGAAGGCGGAGATCGAGGAACTGGAGGCGCTGGTGGGTGACATCGAGGCCGCCGCCGAGGAGGTCGCCTCGCTCACCGGAACCGTCCCCGCGATTCGCGGCGCGCTGCAGGACGCGACGGCCGAAGAAGAAGGCGAGGAGTAA
- a CDS encoding methyl-accepting chemotaxis protein: MQWGPFSRVRSSYGAKLALSLVGVMGISVSYGVLVYLRADGLGAAGAEIRSGLIGMTLLTVIGLALIGVTVGSNTVISLRQLTAKAERMADGDLDVPLQTGRNDEIGRLFRAFDAMRSSLRSEIDDAETAREEAESARREATERAETVEQKATEYESAMRALADGDLTQRVDPDSDNESMARVGTAFNEMAAELEDTVTSVATVAEDTADVAGTVDDRTESLRATTGTVSEAVEEIAEGARTQRDDLRAATDEAENLASSAEEVASTVTDVAETAEHAASVGEEGREAAEEALAEMDAVEETTAETTAEVEALAAEVEEIGEVVDTISDIAEQTNLLALNASIEAARSGAEGAGFAVVAEEVKSLAEETQESASEIEARIHAVQERAETGADAMERTEQRISAGVETVETSIDALERLAEASERTDTSMTEITRATETQADSVDAVVGHVEDVSAISAQTASAAGDVTGAVDEQERTLGAVETAAESLSDRARDLRDAVGDFEFAADAELDTTPSAGDATAQAVSDGGTAASDGDDAASAGDAFDFSHADGADAADADTFSEGGDRR, encoded by the coding sequence ATGCAATGGGGACCGTTCTCCCGTGTCCGGTCGAGTTACGGCGCGAAGCTCGCGCTGTCGCTCGTCGGCGTCATGGGGATTTCAGTTTCGTACGGGGTACTCGTCTACCTCAGGGCAGACGGGCTCGGCGCGGCGGGTGCGGAGATCCGGTCCGGCCTCATCGGTATGACGCTTCTCACCGTCATCGGGCTCGCACTCATCGGGGTGACCGTCGGGTCGAACACCGTCATCTCGCTGCGACAGCTCACGGCGAAGGCCGAGCGTATGGCCGACGGCGACCTCGATGTGCCACTCCAGACCGGACGGAACGACGAGATCGGACGGCTGTTCCGGGCGTTCGACGCCATGCGATCGTCGCTCCGATCGGAGATCGACGACGCGGAGACCGCACGCGAGGAGGCCGAGAGCGCCCGCCGCGAGGCGACGGAGCGCGCGGAGACGGTCGAACAGAAGGCGACCGAGTACGAGTCCGCGATGCGCGCGCTCGCCGACGGCGACCTCACACAACGGGTCGACCCCGACAGCGACAACGAGTCGATGGCGCGCGTCGGCACGGCGTTCAACGAGATGGCCGCCGAACTGGAGGACACCGTGACCTCCGTCGCGACGGTCGCCGAGGACACCGCCGACGTCGCCGGCACCGTCGACGACCGCACCGAGAGCCTGCGGGCGACGACGGGGACCGTGAGCGAGGCCGTAGAGGAGATCGCCGAGGGGGCGCGCACCCAGCGCGACGACCTCCGGGCGGCGACCGACGAGGCCGAGAACCTCGCGTCCTCGGCGGAGGAGGTCGCATCGACCGTCACCGACGTGGCCGAGACGGCGGAACACGCCGCCTCGGTCGGCGAGGAGGGACGCGAGGCCGCAGAGGAGGCGCTCGCGGAGATGGACGCCGTCGAGGAGACGACCGCGGAGACGACCGCGGAGGTCGAGGCGCTCGCCGCGGAGGTCGAAGAGATCGGCGAGGTGGTCGACACGATATCCGATATCGCAGAACAGACCAACCTGCTCGCCCTGAACGCGTCCATCGAGGCGGCGCGGTCGGGAGCCGAGGGGGCCGGCTTCGCGGTCGTCGCGGAGGAGGTGAAGTCGCTCGCCGAGGAGACGCAGGAGTCCGCGAGCGAGATCGAAGCGCGCATCCACGCGGTCCAAGAGCGCGCGGAGACCGGCGCAGACGCGATGGAGCGGACCGAACAGCGGATCTCGGCCGGCGTCGAGACCGTCGAGACGTCGATCGACGCCTTGGAGCGCCTCGCGGAGGCCTCCGAGCGGACCGACACGAGCATGACGGAGATCACCCGCGCGACGGAGACGCAGGCGGACTCCGTCGACGCCGTCGTCGGCCACGTCGAGGACGTCTCCGCGATCAGCGCACAGACCGCGAGCGCCGCCGGCGACGTGACCGGTGCAGTCGACGAACAGGAGCGGACGCTCGGCGCGGTCGAGACGGCCGCCGAGTCGCTCTCGGACCGCGCCCGCGACCTGCGCGACGCCGTCGGCGACTTCGAGTTCGCGGCCGACGCCGAACTCGACACCACGCCGAGCGCGGGCGACGCGACCGCACAGGCCGTCTCGGACGGCGGGACGGCCGCGTCCGACGGCGACGACGCGGCCAGTGCGGGCGACGCCTTCGACTTCTCGCACGCAGACGGGGCCGACGCCGCCGATGCTGACACCTTCTCCGAGGGAGGTGATCGGCGATGA
- a CDS encoding ABC transporter ATP-binding protein codes for MSSAEWEDDDPFEEQREEVENPMRRLFAVYGRAYLPQVSVGVLASVFARLLDLLPPLMLGIAIDAVFRRDVDFREQIPLVVLPDAWLPTAQADQFWFTVGVIAGAFMLGAGFHWIRNWGFNAFAQHIQHDVRTDTYDKMQRLNMEFFSDKQTGEMMSILSNDVNRLERFLNDGMNSLFRLSVMVLGIGVILFWINWQLALVALLPVPIIAGFTYLFIRTIQPKYAAVRSSVGTMNSRLENNLGGIQVIKSSNTEPYESDRVDDVSMDYFDANWDAIRTRITFFPALRVFAGIGFVITFVIGGLWVFQETPPGPFTGTLTVGNFVVFILYTQRFIWPMAQFGQIINMYQRARASSARIFGLMDEPSRLAEDPDAEDLVVDDGAVEYDGVSFGYDDETIVSDVDFAVSGGETLALVGPTGAGKSTVLKLLLRMYDVDDGAIRIDGQDVRDVTLKSLRRSIGYVGQSSYLFYGTVRENITYGTFDATDAEVREAAKAAEAHEFIENLPDGYDTMVGERGVKLSGGQRQRVTIARAVLKDPDVLVLDEATSDVDTETEMLIQRSLDRLTAERTTFAIAHRLSTIKDADTILVLEGGEVVERGTHEELLDDAGLYAHLWGVQAGEIDELPQEFIDRAQERTAQLIEDAEGDDD; via the coding sequence ATGAGTAGCGCAGAGTGGGAAGACGACGACCCGTTCGAAGAGCAGCGCGAGGAGGTCGAGAATCCGATGCGGCGGCTGTTCGCCGTCTACGGCCGCGCGTATCTCCCGCAGGTCTCCGTCGGCGTGCTCGCCAGCGTCTTCGCGCGGCTTCTCGATCTGCTCCCGCCGCTCATGCTCGGGATCGCCATCGACGCCGTGTTCCGTCGAGACGTCGACTTCCGCGAGCAGATCCCGCTCGTCGTACTGCCGGACGCGTGGCTGCCCACGGCGCAGGCCGACCAGTTCTGGTTCACGGTCGGCGTCATCGCGGGGGCGTTCATGCTCGGTGCCGGGTTCCACTGGATCCGCAACTGGGGGTTCAACGCGTTCGCCCAGCACATCCAGCACGACGTCCGCACGGACACGTACGACAAGATGCAGCGGCTGAACATGGAGTTCTTCTCGGACAAGCAGACCGGCGAGATGATGTCGATCCTCTCGAACGACGTGAACCGGCTCGAACGGTTCTTGAACGACGGGATGAACTCGCTGTTCCGGCTCTCCGTGATGGTCCTCGGGATCGGTGTCATCCTCTTTTGGATCAACTGGCAGCTGGCGCTCGTGGCGCTGTTGCCGGTGCCGATCATCGCCGGGTTCACCTACCTGTTCATCAGGACGATCCAGCCGAAGTACGCCGCGGTGCGCTCGTCGGTCGGGACGATGAACTCCCGACTGGAGAACAACCTCGGCGGGATTCAGGTGATCAAGTCCTCGAACACGGAGCCGTACGAGTCCGACCGCGTCGACGACGTGTCGATGGACTACTTCGACGCCAACTGGGACGCGATCCGCACCCGGATCACCTTCTTCCCGGCGCTGCGCGTGTTCGCCGGCATCGGCTTCGTGATCACCTTCGTGATCGGCGGACTGTGGGTGTTCCAGGAGACGCCGCCCGGCCCGTTCACCGGGACGCTCACCGTCGGGAACTTCGTCGTCTTCATCCTCTACACCCAGCGGTTCATCTGGCCCATGGCGCAGTTCGGGCAGATAATCAATATGTACCAGCGCGCCCGCGCCTCCTCCGCGCGGATCTTCGGGCTGATGGACGAGCCCTCGCGGCTCGCCGAGGACCCGGACGCCGAGGACCTCGTCGTGGACGACGGCGCGGTTGAATACGACGGCGTCTCGTTCGGCTACGACGACGAGACGATCGTCTCGGACGTCGACTTCGCGGTTTCCGGCGGCGAGACGCTCGCGTTGGTCGGGCCGACCGGAGCCGGCAAATCGACCGTCCTCAAGCTACTGCTCCGGATGTACGACGTCGACGACGGGGCCATCCGGATCGACGGCCAGGACGTCCGCGACGTGACCCTCAAATCGCTTCGCCGTTCGATCGGCTACGTCGGTCAGTCGTCGTACCTCTTCTACGGGACCGTCCGCGAGAACATCACGTACGGGACCTTCGACGCGACGGACGCGGAGGTCCGCGAGGCCGCGAAGGCCGCCGAGGCCCACGAGTTCATCGAGAATCTCCCCGACGGCTACGACACGATGGTCGGCGAGCGGGGAGTGAAACTCTCCGGCGGCCAGCGCCAGCGCGTCACCATCGCCCGGGCGGTGCTCAAGGACCCGGACGTCCTCGTCTTGGACGAGGCGACCTCCGACGTCGACACCGAGACGGAGATGCTGATCCAGCGCTCGCTCGACCGGCTCACCGCCGAGCGGACAACGTTCGCGATCGCACACCGCCTCTCCACGATCAAAGACGCCGACACCATCCTCGTGTTGGAGGGCGGCGAGGTCGTCGAGCGCGGGACCCACGAGGAGTTGCTCGACGACGCCGGGTTGTACGCGCACCTCTGGGGCGTGCAGGCCGGCGAGATAGACGAGTTGCCACAGGAGTTCATCGACCGCGCACAAGAGCGGACCGCACAACTGATCGAAGACGCCGAGGGTGACGACGACTGA
- a CDS encoding creatininase family protein: MRLADATWTDVRDADIDVAFVPVGSTEQHGPHAPLGTDTLDAVAVAEAGAAAYEASDTSGAVALAPPIPVGVAEEHRGFDGTMWVSPDAFRTYVRETAASLPSHGIDRVVFVNGHGGNVEALGEIARRFSRDDAHDGYAVAFTWFEAVGEHASDMGHAGPLETALLRATHPELVREERVAAASEEAADRWGEWVAGVNLAHDSDEFTDNGVVGDPSAGDAALGEELLDRASDALAELAGAVVDREPASR; encoded by the coding sequence ATGCGACTCGCGGACGCCACATGGACCGACGTGCGCGACGCCGACATCGACGTCGCGTTCGTCCCCGTCGGCAGCACCGAACAGCACGGCCCCCACGCGCCGCTCGGCACCGACACGCTCGATGCGGTCGCGGTCGCAGAGGCGGGCGCGGCGGCCTACGAGGCGTCAGACACCTCCGGCGCGGTCGCCCTTGCTCCACCGATACCCGTCGGCGTCGCCGAGGAGCACCGCGGGTTCGACGGGACCATGTGGGTCTCGCCGGACGCGTTCCGGACGTACGTCCGCGAGACCGCCGCGTCGCTGCCGAGCCACGGGATCGACCGAGTCGTGTTCGTCAACGGTCACGGCGGCAACGTGGAGGCGCTCGGGGAGATCGCGCGGCGGTTCTCCAGAGACGACGCCCACGACGGCTACGCGGTCGCGTTCACATGGTTCGAGGCGGTCGGAGAGCACGCGAGCGACATGGGCCACGCCGGCCCGCTGGAGACGGCGCTGTTGCGCGCGACACATCCAGAACTCGTCCGAGAGGAGCGGGTCGCGGCTGCGAGCGAGGAGGCCGCCGACCGTTGGGGCGAGTGGGTCGCGGGCGTGAACCTCGCGCACGATTCCGACGAGTTCACCGACAACGGCGTCGTCGGCGACCCGAGCGCGGGCGACGCCGCGCTCGGCGAGGAGTTGCTCGACCGCGCGAGCGACGCGCTCGCGGAGCTGGCGGGAGCGGTCGTCGATCGGGAGCCGGCGTCGCGGTAA